A single genomic interval of Ictalurus furcatus strain D&B chromosome 20, Billie_1.0, whole genome shotgun sequence harbors:
- the mbpb gene encoding myelin basic protein b isoform X1 produces MASSGSAGQSGFRLGRGKKNPGVMDQIGKIFGGDKKRKSKGSFRGALSVSPQRSSHSSPRRRTGGDNAVVHFFRSIVSPAPKKSRWHSFTAKLGMGDQKSSVKAQKGRAGEGQGTLTRLFKMGGTRAASPAKR; encoded by the exons ATGGCATCTTCAGGCTCAGCGGGACAGTCCGGCTTCAGACTCGGGCGCGGGAAGAAAAACCCAGGAGTGATGGATCAGATTGGAAAAATCTTTGGAGGAGATAAGAAGCGGAAGAGCAAG GGCTCTTTCCGTGGtgctctctctgtttcccctCAGAGGTCAAGTCACTCGTCTCCTCGCCGCCGCACTGGTGGCGACAATGCTGTCGTTCACTTCTTCAGATCTATC GTGTCTCCTGCTCCTAAAAAATCTAGG TGGCATTCTTTCACAGCTAAACTAGGCATG GGGGATCAGAAGAGCTCAGTGAAGGCGCAAAAGGGGCGTGCGGGAGAGGGCCAGGGCACGCTGACTCGCCTCTTCAAAATG GGCGGAACTAGAGCAGCATCTCCGGCCAAACGCTGA
- the mbpb gene encoding myelin basic protein b isoform X2 — MASSGSAGQSGFRLGRGKKNPGVMDQIGKIFGGDKKRKSKGSFRGALSVSPQRSSHSSPRRRTGGDNAVVHFFRSIVSPAPKKSRGDQKSSVKAQKGRAGEGQGTLTRLFKMGGTRAASPAKR; from the exons ATGGCATCTTCAGGCTCAGCGGGACAGTCCGGCTTCAGACTCGGGCGCGGGAAGAAAAACCCAGGAGTGATGGATCAGATTGGAAAAATCTTTGGAGGAGATAAGAAGCGGAAGAGCAAG GGCTCTTTCCGTGGtgctctctctgtttcccctCAGAGGTCAAGTCACTCGTCTCCTCGCCGCCGCACTGGTGGCGACAATGCTGTCGTTCACTTCTTCAGATCTATC GTGTCTCCTGCTCCTAAAAAATCTAGG GGGGATCAGAAGAGCTCAGTGAAGGCGCAAAAGGGGCGTGCGGGAGAGGGCCAGGGCACGCTGACTCGCCTCTTCAAAATG GGCGGAACTAGAGCAGCATCTCCGGCCAAACGCTGA